A window from Purpureocillium takamizusanense chromosome 3, complete sequence encodes these proteins:
- a CDS encoding uncharacterized protein (EggNog:ENOG503P4I6) encodes MGMILAISASELETMRRAQQLKPRPPARDGGALPRHDGVAYYRRALEDFGAMLRGLDYRSAQCLNEALATFFLMVVYEQQFGRHTSGMEAHLRGLYAFLATLFATKGDSSWAARVPLLGQQLLLFTMYINLNLSVPDSLPRLWREAGHKTSCVAVMDQLFHNTRDALRNMWTPGYPTEELVDDISVSRPLQFYHECCVLKTKLLLAQHDQSAGAGDEAAWQRELDQIGRRFQDLLAVGRRPDVDMREHELQAIQFAVAEYRSLAVYTHRLFCSSRRSHSCRDTCCRRELLAETLTTLRRVIRDDREMAVRVQWPLLVLRRYMESEAHQLLRGENIDQVLGSRGLFHHLGPLWDSRVA; translated from the exons atgggcatgatcctggccatctcggcgagcgagctcgagacgatgcgccgcgcaCAGCAGCTGAAGCCGAGGCCCCCGGcgcgtgatggtggtgccctGCCTCGGCACGACGGCGTTGCGTACTACCGCCGGGCGCTCGAGGACTTTGGGGCCATGCTGCGCGGGCTCGACTATCGGTCGGCCCAGTGCCTcaacgaggcgctggccacATTCTTCCTCATGGTCGTGTACGAGCAGCAGTTTGGCCGGCACACGTCCGGGATGGAGGCGCACCTGCGAGGGCTGTATGCGTTCCTGGCGACGCTGTTTGCGACAAAGGGGGactcgtcgtgggcggcacgGGTTCCGctgctcggccagcagctgcttctCTTTACCAT GTACATCAACTTGAACCTCAGCGTGCCCGACTCCCTGCCCAGGCTGTGGCGCGAGGCCGGGCACAAGACGTCGTGCGTCGCGGTCATGGACCAGCTGTTCCACAACACCAGGGACGCGCTGCGCAACATGTGGACGCCGGGGTATCCCACCGAGGAGCTAGTCGACGACATTTCCGTGTCCCGACCGCTGCAGTTCTATCACGAGTGCTGCGTACTAAAGACAAAGCTGCTTCTTGCTCAGCACGACCAGTCTGCTGGCGCGGGGGACGAGGCTGCTTGGCAGCGTGAGCTAGATCAGATCGGCAGA CGCTTCCAAGACCTCCTAGCggtgggccggcggccggacGTCGACATGCGCGAGCACGAGCTCCAGGCGATACAGTTTGCCGTGGCCGAATACCGCAGCTTGGCCGTGTACACCCACCGCCTGTtctgctcgtcgaggaggagccacTCGTGCCGGGACACATGCTGCCggcgcgagctcctcgccgagacgCTGACGACGCTGCGCCGGGTCATACGCGACGACAGGGAGATGGCCGTGCGGGTGCAGTGGCCTCTGCTCGTGTTGCGGCGGTACATGGAGTCGGAGGCGCATCAGCTGCTGAGAGGAGAGAACATCGACCAGGTGCTGGGCTCGCGAGGCCTGTTCCACCACCTGGGTCCCCTTTGGGATTCACGCGTTGCATGA
- a CDS encoding uncharacterized protein (COG:E~EggNog:ENOG503NUFT~MEROPS:MER0014418) encodes MTSTQETIATQQAEIVAKHTEELWRVNQEIHSHPELAFKETHAHDTVCGLLESLGYSVTRHAHGLKTWTAFEVEAGSDGGVVVYNAEYDALPGIGRACGHNLIATSSIAAFLATADALKANNISGRVRLLGTPGEEEGGGKVALLSAGAYRGVDACLMGHPGPLLAPVDGVVHVPFMAVVGVTVTFNGVNAHAGNAPWLGKNALDAAVGAYNNISMLRQQMSPEQRVHAVITHGGDRANVIPHRTEMRILIRASTNADLEATRPRIASCSQGAADATGCTVDLRWDHHYKDLQCSGLIESAFAKNAAMQGRTYMAKAPTGSGASTDQGNYEIPSIHPIFLLDVEDPSIGPHHRKFAATAGTRASFAIALEFAKVMAATGLDILQSGALREELTSELAAARNGRT; translated from the exons ATGACCTCGACACAGGAAACAATTGCCACGCAGCAGGCCGAAATCGTGGCCAAGCACACGGAGGAGCTATGGAGGGTAAACCAAGAG ATTCACAGCCACCCAGAGCTGGCGTTTAAGGAAACGCACGCACACGACACAGTCTGCGGACTGCTTGAATCCCTCGGCTACAGCGTCACCCGCCACGCCCACGGCCTCAAGACATGGACGGCATTCGAGGTCGAAGCCGGCTCCGATGGCGGTGTCGTGGTGTACAACGCCGAGTACGATGCCCTGCCGGGCATCGGCCGCGCCTGCGGACACAACCTCATCGCCACGTCGTCCATCGCGGCGTTCCTGGCTACCGCAGATGCCCTCAAGGCGAACAACATCAGCGGCCGGGTGCGGCTCCTCGGCACcccgggggaggaggagggcggcggcaaggtcgccCTGCTGAGCGCCGGAGCGTAccgaggcgtcgacgcctgTCTCATGGGACACCCCGGGCCCCTCCTCGCTCCCGTCGACGGGGTCGTACACGTGCCGTTCATGGCGGTCGTCGGGGTCACGGTCACGTTCAACGGCGTCAACGCCCACGCCGGCAACGCGCCTTGGCTGGGCAAGAacgccctcgacgcagcCGTTGGCGCTTACAACAACATCTCGATGCTGAGGCAGCAAATGTCCCCGGAGCAGAGGGTGCATGCGGTGATAACCCACGGCGGCGATCGCGCCAATGTCATCCCTCACAGGACGGAGATGAGGATTCTGATCCGCGCCTCGACAAACGCCGACTTGGAGGCAACGCGTCCGCGGATCGCGTCGTGCAGCCAAGGGGCCGCAGATGCTACGGGCTGTACCGTGGACTTGAGATG GGACCATCATTACAAAGATCTCCAATGCAGCGGCCTCATCGAGAGCGCCTTTGCGAAGAACGCCGCCATGCAGGGCCGCACGTACATGGCAAAGGCGCCCACCGGAAGCGGAGCCTCGACCGACCAGGGCAA TTACGAGATTCCAAGCATCCATCCAatcttcctcctcgacgtAGAGGACCCTTCCATCGGCCCGCACCACCGCAAGTttgccgcgacggcggggacgaGAGCCTCGTTTGCGATTGCTCTCGAGTTCGCAAaggtcatggcggcgactgggctGGACATCCTGCAGAGCGGCGCGTTGCGCGAGGAGCTAACGTCGGAGCTCGCAGCGGCGCGAAACGGGCGGACTTGA
- a CDS encoding uncharacterized protein (EggNog:ENOG503PS8P~SECRETED:SignalP(1-25~SECRETED:cutsite=VLG-AA~SECRETED:prob=0.4800)) yields the protein MFAAKMAMVNCVMVLVTMLAAGVLGAANAPYSNAQATETAAPQELGSVTIGGSLVYSLNMCTIVHSTNCQVSMSTGGPAAPGSGSGSSAAGGGNGGNGGGVDSASAKPASPTVFTTTNAGGSPVVVTQTPAAPAADSSALAGSRTLSSASGSGSGSGSGVVQSSTGAEATQSSGGASGTASGSGVPPTPTGGAASNAVGLAKGVIGAAVVAMVFVV from the exons ATGTTTGCGGCTAAGATGGCCATGGTCAACTGCGTCATGGTGCTCGTCaccatgctcgccgccggcgtcttgggcgccgccaacgctcCTTACT CGAACGCCCAGGCCACCGAGACTGCTGCTCCCCAGGAGCTCGGATCCGTCACCATCGGCG GCTCGCTCGTCTACTCCCTCAACATGTGCACCATCGTCCACTCCACCAACTGTCAAGTCTCCATGTCGACCGGCggtcccgccgcccccggttccggctccggcagcagcgccgctggcggtggcaacggcggcaacggcggcggcgtcgacagcgcctcggccaagcccgcctcgcccaccgtcttcaccaccaccaacgccggcggcagtcccgtcgtcgtgacCCAGAcccccgccgctcccgccgccgactcctcggccctcgccggcagccgcacgctctcctcggcctcgggctcgggctcgggctcgggctcgggcgtcgtccAGTCGTCGACCGGTGCCGAGGCCACGCAGTCGTCTGGCGGCGCTTCCGGCACTGCTTCTGGCTCCGGCGTGCCGCCCACCCCGACTGGCGGTGCTGCTAGCAACGCCGTTGGTCTCGCCAagggcgtcatcggcgccgcggtTGTAGCCATGGTCTTTGTGGTCTAG
- the VPS41 gene encoding Vacuolar protein sorting-associated protein 41 (BUSCO:EOG09260EQD~EggNog:ENOG503NWZR~COG:U) produces MTDQPPQPRQDDDAQRGSSNGHHEARKAEDPAARSSTEIKKDEATTRMRRKSNSQSSDEDEGEDISNEEEDDDEDDDDGMEQEDDDEEEEEEEEEEEPRLKYAPLTQHLRPVYRNGDATSAFLVAGDKMIIGTHNGNIHVLQLPIFQPLRVYHAHSASVTSISISPYPPPLSSDKTESAPRPPAPQGRPPSRQSDATASPAAASRRPKEPAPLPRIPSNDIYVATSSMDGNVCIQSLLDLKDVQLRNFARPVQAVALSPDYKTDRTYLSGGLAGQLILTVGGGPGRSTSTTTGTAAATASGWLGSMGLSSNSGKDTVLHSGEGTVSCIKWSLSGKYVTWLTEHGIKIMRSKSHLESADSDHAWKRIGHLDRPQTAEWETMAGVWRGRVEWIDEKAVETDETTQLHQSDAANRLRTQAANGNKSIERLLVGWGSSIWFIHVHPGGLGTGKHAGERTAGRAEIAKILRMDCIISGISLYTHSLLLVLAFCKPDEQDEDDEHSHSPARGHKAKSSVGSTGSGPSGGIRRRQNNLPPELRLIDLNSQAEVDRNSLSISRFERLSAADYHLGVLPAHTAASANASRGALEALAGFGSEVWNAAINPRSLFSSGASVRSRDSGEDGASGTKTVSTGGIVRPITDTVPSVHPNLAKPGAKIFVHSPYECILGTKRDLADHLSWLVEHKHYPRAWELLDENPDILTTPLEKPGDAAPPTPSKRRIGTDDFFDDDSVADSNQRNVWSTTEKEKRRIGELWIQELVEEGDWAEAGRVCGRVLTTPDRWEKWVWTFAGAKKFDDIINSIPCEPMHPPLPSTIYEVLLGHYMQSDKPRFRELLDRWTTELFDVNTVSTTLENQLKYRDVREDSVEDGEKGRDWRIVTESLARLYEASGRNRDALRCYIKLHDADSAFRLIREGHLAEAVADDIPSFIGLRVSPERVDRMSEQELVDATSEAVTLLVDEAQHGLVRPEVVVEQLQAKHMDRYLYFYLKGLWRGEGIKEHSGENMDRLVLDSQSLVDGFADLAVHLFATYERALLMGFLKTSTSYTFEKAVHECEAFEYYDELVYLYSKTGQMKRALFLIIDRLNNVQKAIEFAKEQDDPDLWEDLLRYSMDKPSFIRALLEQVGTAINPITLVRRIPEGLEIKGLREGLTHMMKEHELQHSISSGAARILRSELASAQNELRAGQRRGIKFEVVLPDPKVLDGKAAASAGGGSGQQGADEGKAQPDAQAPQPGRCASCHELFTEYEMETLLGFACGHGFHVSHLLEMLHKGKRKPDVDLGPDEGERSRYAIGMKVMRARLLKDKVQGGCPICHDKAA; encoded by the exons ATGACGGaccagccgccccagccgaggcaagacgacgatgcgcagcgaggcagcagcaacggtCACCATGAGGCGCGCAAGGCAGAGGATCCGGCcgccaggtcgtcgacggagaTAAAAAAGGACGAGGCAACCACCCGTATGCGTCGCAAGTCGAATTCGCAGTcctcggacgaggacgagggcgaggacatAAGCaatgaggaagaggacgacgacgaggatgatgacgatggcatgGAGCaagaggatgatgacgaggaagaagaagaggaagaggaggaggaggagccgcggCTCAAGTACGCGCCGCTCACCCAGCATCTGCGGCCCGTGTACCGCAACGGCGATGCGACAAGCGCCTTTCTCGTCGCAGGCGACAAAATG ATCATCGGCACGCACAACGGCAACATT CACGTCCTCCAGCTGCCCATCTTTCAGCCGCTTCGGGTCTACCACGCGCACTCGGCCTCGGTCACCAGCATATCCATCTCTCCatacccgccgccgctgtccaGCGACAAGACCGAGTCCGCcccccgaccgcccgcccctcaAGGACGACCCCCTTCGCGGCAATCGGATGCGACAGCGTccccggctgcggcgtcgcgtCGACCAAAGGaacccgcgccgctgccacggaTTCCATCCAATGACATATACGTGgccacctcgtcgatggATGGCAATGTCTGCATTCAGTCTCTATTGGACCTCAAGGACGTCCAGCTACGCAACTTTGCCCGGCCGGTCCAAGCCGTGGCGCTCTCTCCCGACTACAAGACGGACCGTACCTATCTCTCCGGAGGCCTGGCGGGCCAGCTCATTCTCACCGTCGGCGGGGGACCTGGCCggagcacgtcgacgaccacgGGCACCgctgcggccacggcgtctgGCTGGCTCGGCAGCATGGGActcagcagcaacagcggcaaAGACACGGTTCTTCATTCGGGCGAAGGAACCGTCAGCTGCATCAAGTGGTCCCTCTCAGGCAAATACGTTACTTGGCTGACGGAGCACGGCATCAAAATCATGCGGTCCAAGTCTCATCTGGAGAGCGCAGACTCGGACCATGCGTGGAAACGCATCGGCCACTTGGACCGACCCCAGACGGCCGAGTGGGAGACGATGGCCGGTGTTTGGCGCGGCCGTGTGGAGTGGATAGATGAAAAGGCCGTTGAGACGGACGAGACTACTCAGCTTCATCAATCTGACGCTGCCAACAGGCTACGCACGCAggccgccaacggcaacaagAGCATAGAgcgtcttctcgtcggctGGGGCAGCTCCATCTGGTTTATCCATGTCCATCCAGGGGGCCTGGGGACTGGTAAGCACGCCGGCGAGAGGACCGCAGGACGAGCTGAGATTGCCAAAAT TCTCCGAATGGATTGCATCATTTCCGGAATTTCCTTATATACCCACAGTCTATTGCTTGTGCTTGCATTTTGCAAACCGGACGAGcaggatgaggatgacgagcATTCGCACTCGCCCGCTCGTGGCCACAAGGCGAAGTCGTCGGTCGGATCGACAGGCAGCGGGCCTTCTGGTGGGATTCGCCGACGGCAGAACAACCTGCCACCGGAGCTGCGCTTAATCGATCTCAATTCGCAGGCAGAGGTGGACAGGAACAGCCTCAGCATCAGTCGCTTCGAACGActctcggccgccgactACCACCTAGGGGTGCTGCCAGCGCATaccgccgcgtcggccaaTGCCTCGCGAGGCGCCTTGGAGGCACTCGCCGGGTTTGGCTCGGAGGTATGGAACGCGGCCATCAACCCGAGGTCGCTCTTCAGTTCCGGCGCAAGCGTACGAAGCAGGGACAGTGGTGAAGATGGCGCCTCCGGAACGAAGACGGTAAGCACCGGCGGGATCGTTCGACCCATTACCGACACAGTTCCGTCGGTCCATCCAAACCTCGCAAAACCCGGTGCGAAAATCTTCGTCCACAGCCCGTACGAATGCATCCTCGGGACCAAGAGAGACCTGGCGGACCACTTGTCGTGGCTGGTGGAGCATAAGCATTATCCGCGGGCGTgggagctcctcgacgagaacCCAGACATCCTGACGACACCTTTGGAGAAGCCGGGGGACGCGGCACCGCCCACACCATCGAAGCGGCGCATCGGGACCGACGACTttttcgacgacgactctgTCGCGGATTCCAACCAGAGAAACGTATGGTCCACCACCGAAAAGGAGAAACGAAGGATAGGGGAGCTCTGGATCCAGGAGCTCGTCGAAGAGGGCGACTGGGCAGAAGCGGGACGGGTGTGCGGCAGAGTCCTCACGACACCCGACCGCTGGGAGAAATGGGTGTGGACGTTTGCCGGCGCCAAGAAGTTTGACGACATTATCAACTCGATCCCCTGCGAGCCCAtgcacccgccgctgccgtcgacgataTACGAAGTGCTGTTGGGCCATTACATGCAGAGTGACAAGCCAAGGTTTagggagctgctcgaccgtTGGACGACCGAGCTATTCGACGTCAACACGGTCAGCACGACGCTTGAGAATCAGCTCAAGTACCGTGATGTTCGCGAAGACAgcgtcgaagacggcgaaAAGGGCCGAGACTGGCGCATCGTCACGGAGAGCCTGGCGCGGCTTTACGAGGCCAGCGGGCGGAACCGCGATGCTCTGCGATGCTATATCAAGCTGCACGATGCCGACTCGGCGTTTCGCCTCATTCGAGAAGGccacctcgccgaggcggtcgcggACGACATCCCGAGCTTCATTGGCCTGAGGGTCTCGCCGGAGCGCGTGGACCGCATGTCCGAGCAGGAGCTCGTGGACGCCACGTCGGAGGCGGTCACGCTGCTGGTGGACGAGGCACAGCACGGGCTCGTGCGCccagaggtggtggtggagcaGCTGCAAGCGAAGCACATGGATCGGTACCTGTACTTTTACCTCAAGGGGCTgtggcgaggcgagggcatcaaggaGCACAGCGGCGAGAACATGGACCGGCTGGTCCTGGACAGCCAGTCCTTGGTGGACGGCTTTGCCGACCTGGCGGTGCATCTCTTTGCCACGTACGAGCGGGCGCTGCTGATGGGGTTCCTGAAGACGTCGACATCGTACACATTCGAAAAG GCCGTACACGAGTGCGAGGCGTTTGAGTACTACGACGAATTGGTGTATCTGTATTCCAAGACGGGTCAGATGAAGCGAGCCCTGTTCCTCATCATCGACCGGCTCAACAACGTGCAGAAAGCCATCGAGTTCGCCAAGGAACAGGACGACCCGGATCTGTGGGAGGACCTGCTGAGGTACAGCATGGACAAGCCGAGCTTCAtccgcgccctcctcgagcaAGTAGGCACCGCCATCAACCCCATCACGCTGGTGCGGCGCATACCCGAGGGGCTTGAGATTAAGGGTCTCAGGGAGGGTCTGACACACATGATGAAGGAGCACGAGCTCCAGCACAGCATCAGCTCCGGAGCCGCGCGAATACTGAGGAGCGAGCTTGCGTCTGCCCAGAACGAACTTCGcgcggggcagcggcggggcaTCAAGTTTGAGGTTGTGCTGCCCGATCCCAAGGTGCTAgacggcaaggcggccgccAGTGCGGGCGGAGGCTCGGGGCAGCAAggtgccgacgagggcaaagCGCAACCCGACGCCCAAGCGCCGCAGCCCGGACGCTGCGCAAGCTGCCACGAGCTGTTTACCGAGTATGAGATGGAGACGTTGCTGGGCTTTGCCTGTGGCCACGGGTTCCACGTGAGCCACCTGCTGGAGATGCTTCACAAGGGCAAGAGGAAGCCGGACGTGGACCTAGGCCCggacgagggggagaggagccGATACGCGATCGGGATGAAGGTGATGAGGGCACGGCTGCTCAAGGATAAGGTGCAGGGCGGCTGCCCCATCTGCCACGACAAGGCGGCGTag
- the VPS41 gene encoding Vacuolar protein sorting-associated protein 41, variant 2 (BUSCO:EOG09260EQD~EggNog:ENOG503NWZR~COG:U) yields MDGNVCIQSLLDLKDVQLRNFARPVQAVALSPDYKTDRTYLSGGLAGQLILTVGGGPGRSTSTTTGTAAATASGWLGSMGLSSNSGKDTVLHSGEGTVSCIKWSLSGKYVTWLTEHGIKIMRSKSHLESADSDHAWKRIGHLDRPQTAEWETMAGVWRGRVEWIDEKAVETDETTQLHQSDAANRLRTQAANGNKSIERLLVGWGSSIWFIHVHPGGLGTGKHAGERTAGRAEIAKILRMDCIISGISLYTHSLLLVLAFCKPDEQDEDDEHSHSPARGHKAKSSVGSTGSGPSGGIRRRQNNLPPELRLIDLNSQAEVDRNSLSISRFERLSAADYHLGVLPAHTAASANASRGALEALAGFGSEVWNAAINPRSLFSSGASVRSRDSGEDGASGTKTVSTGGIVRPITDTVPSVHPNLAKPGAKIFVHSPYECILGTKRDLADHLSWLVEHKHYPRAWELLDENPDILTTPLEKPGDAAPPTPSKRRIGTDDFFDDDSVADSNQRNVWSTTEKEKRRIGELWIQELVEEGDWAEAGRVCGRVLTTPDRWEKWVWTFAGAKKFDDIINSIPCEPMHPPLPSTIYEVLLGHYMQSDKPRFRELLDRWTTELFDVNTVSTTLENQLKYRDVREDSVEDGEKGRDWRIVTESLARLYEASGRNRDALRCYIKLHDADSAFRLIREGHLAEAVADDIPSFIGLRVSPERVDRMSEQELVDATSEAVTLLVDEAQHGLVRPEVVVEQLQAKHMDRYLYFYLKGLWRGEGIKEHSGENMDRLVLDSQSLVDGFADLAVHLFATYERALLMGFLKTSTSYTFEKAVHECEAFEYYDELVYLYSKTGQMKRALFLIIDRLNNVQKAIEFAKEQDDPDLWEDLLRYSMDKPSFIRALLEQVGTAINPITLVRRIPEGLEIKGLREGLTHMMKEHELQHSISSGAARILRSELASAQNELRAGQRRGIKFEVVLPDPKVLDGKAAASAGGGSGQQGADEGKAQPDAQAPQPGRCASCHELFTEYEMETLLGFACGHGFHVSHLLEMLHKGKRKPDVDLGPDEGERSRYAIGMKVMRARLLKDKVQGGCPICHDKAA; encoded by the exons atggATGGCAATGTCTGCATTCAGTCTCTATTGGACCTCAAGGACGTCCAGCTACGCAACTTTGCCCGGCCGGTCCAAGCCGTGGCGCTCTCTCCCGACTACAAGACGGACCGTACCTATCTCTCCGGAGGCCTGGCGGGCCAGCTCATTCTCACCGTCGGCGGGGGACCTGGCCggagcacgtcgacgaccacgGGCACCgctgcggccacggcgtctgGCTGGCTCGGCAGCATGGGActcagcagcaacagcggcaaAGACACGGTTCTTCATTCGGGCGAAGGAACCGTCAGCTGCATCAAGTGGTCCCTCTCAGGCAAATACGTTACTTGGCTGACGGAGCACGGCATCAAAATCATGCGGTCCAAGTCTCATCTGGAGAGCGCAGACTCGGACCATGCGTGGAAACGCATCGGCCACTTGGACCGACCCCAGACGGCCGAGTGGGAGACGATGGCCGGTGTTTGGCGCGGCCGTGTGGAGTGGATAGATGAAAAGGCCGTTGAGACGGACGAGACTACTCAGCTTCATCAATCTGACGCTGCCAACAGGCTACGCACGCAggccgccaacggcaacaagAGCATAGAgcgtcttctcgtcggctGGGGCAGCTCCATCTGGTTTATCCATGTCCATCCAGGGGGCCTGGGGACTGGTAAGCACGCCGGCGAGAGGACCGCAGGACGAGCTGAGATTGCCAAAAT TCTCCGAATGGATTGCATCATTTCCGGAATTTCCTTATATACCCACAGTCTATTGCTTGTGCTTGCATTTTGCAAACCGGACGAGcaggatgaggatgacgagcATTCGCACTCGCCCGCTCGTGGCCACAAGGCGAAGTCGTCGGTCGGATCGACAGGCAGCGGGCCTTCTGGTGGGATTCGCCGACGGCAGAACAACCTGCCACCGGAGCTGCGCTTAATCGATCTCAATTCGCAGGCAGAGGTGGACAGGAACAGCCTCAGCATCAGTCGCTTCGAACGActctcggccgccgactACCACCTAGGGGTGCTGCCAGCGCATaccgccgcgtcggccaaTGCCTCGCGAGGCGCCTTGGAGGCACTCGCCGGGTTTGGCTCGGAGGTATGGAACGCGGCCATCAACCCGAGGTCGCTCTTCAGTTCCGGCGCAAGCGTACGAAGCAGGGACAGTGGTGAAGATGGCGCCTCCGGAACGAAGACGGTAAGCACCGGCGGGATCGTTCGACCCATTACCGACACAGTTCCGTCGGTCCATCCAAACCTCGCAAAACCCGGTGCGAAAATCTTCGTCCACAGCCCGTACGAATGCATCCTCGGGACCAAGAGAGACCTGGCGGACCACTTGTCGTGGCTGGTGGAGCATAAGCATTATCCGCGGGCGTgggagctcctcgacgagaacCCAGACATCCTGACGACACCTTTGGAGAAGCCGGGGGACGCGGCACCGCCCACACCATCGAAGCGGCGCATCGGGACCGACGACTttttcgacgacgactctgTCGCGGATTCCAACCAGAGAAACGTATGGTCCACCACCGAAAAGGAGAAACGAAGGATAGGGGAGCTCTGGATCCAGGAGCTCGTCGAAGAGGGCGACTGGGCAGAAGCGGGACGGGTGTGCGGCAGAGTCCTCACGACACCCGACCGCTGGGAGAAATGGGTGTGGACGTTTGCCGGCGCCAAGAAGTTTGACGACATTATCAACTCGATCCCCTGCGAGCCCAtgcacccgccgctgccgtcgacgataTACGAAGTGCTGTTGGGCCATTACATGCAGAGTGACAAGCCAAGGTTTagggagctgctcgaccgtTGGACGACCGAGCTATTCGACGTCAACACGGTCAGCACGACGCTTGAGAATCAGCTCAAGTACCGTGATGTTCGCGAAGACAgcgtcgaagacggcgaaAAGGGCCGAGACTGGCGCATCGTCACGGAGAGCCTGGCGCGGCTTTACGAGGCCAGCGGGCGGAACCGCGATGCTCTGCGATGCTATATCAAGCTGCACGATGCCGACTCGGCGTTTCGCCTCATTCGAGAAGGccacctcgccgaggcggtcgcggACGACATCCCGAGCTTCATTGGCCTGAGGGTCTCGCCGGAGCGCGTGGACCGCATGTCCGAGCAGGAGCTCGTGGACGCCACGTCGGAGGCGGTCACGCTGCTGGTGGACGAGGCACAGCACGGGCTCGTGCGCccagaggtggtggtggagcaGCTGCAAGCGAAGCACATGGATCGGTACCTGTACTTTTACCTCAAGGGGCTgtggcgaggcgagggcatcaaggaGCACAGCGGCGAGAACATGGACCGGCTGGTCCTGGACAGCCAGTCCTTGGTGGACGGCTTTGCCGACCTGGCGGTGCATCTCTTTGCCACGTACGAGCGGGCGCTGCTGATGGGGTTCCTGAAGACGTCGACATCGTACACATTCGAAAAG GCCGTACACGAGTGCGAGGCGTTTGAGTACTACGACGAATTGGTGTATCTGTATTCCAAGACGGGTCAGATGAAGCGAGCCCTGTTCCTCATCATCGACCGGCTCAACAACGTGCAGAAAGCCATCGAGTTCGCCAAGGAACAGGACGACCCGGATCTGTGGGAGGACCTGCTGAGGTACAGCATGGACAAGCCGAGCTTCAtccgcgccctcctcgagcaAGTAGGCACCGCCATCAACCCCATCACGCTGGTGCGGCGCATACCCGAGGGGCTTGAGATTAAGGGTCTCAGGGAGGGTCTGACACACATGATGAAGGAGCACGAGCTCCAGCACAGCATCAGCTCCGGAGCCGCGCGAATACTGAGGAGCGAGCTTGCGTCTGCCCAGAACGAACTTCGcgcggggcagcggcggggcaTCAAGTTTGAGGTTGTGCTGCCCGATCCCAAGGTGCTAgacggcaaggcggccgccAGTGCGGGCGGAGGCTCGGGGCAGCAAggtgccgacgagggcaaagCGCAACCCGACGCCCAAGCGCCGCAGCCCGGACGCTGCGCAAGCTGCCACGAGCTGTTTACCGAGTATGAGATGGAGACGTTGCTGGGCTTTGCCTGTGGCCACGGGTTCCACGTGAGCCACCTGCTGGAGATGCTTCACAAGGGCAAGAGGAAGCCGGACGTGGACCTAGGCCCggacgagggggagaggagccGATACGCGATCGGGATGAAGGTGATGAGGGCACGGCTGCTCAAGGATAAGGTGCAGGGCGGCTGCCCCATCTGCCACGACAAGGCGGCGTag